A window of the Brassica napus cultivar Da-Ae chromosome C5, Da-Ae, whole genome shotgun sequence genome harbors these coding sequences:
- the LOC125587283 gene encoding putative F-box/kelch-repeat protein At2g41360 has translation MSVVAASNSKKSRPSSSFSLLPDEVVLNCLFRVPRCYDLNLSLVSKALRSPELYRLRSQLKSVYLSYHLYHGNARLRWLTSYWITFRPGEKTTNYQLEQRSLSSADVLSRTLILVLQSPLNQRSISLAEEASAPPSFGSLIFDLVGIVKSRVQLSIIRLVRYCPLWA, from the coding sequence ATGTCAGTTGTAGCCGCCTCCAACTCGAAGAAATCACGGCCATCATCATCGTTTTCGTTGTTGCCAGACGAGGTTGTTTTGAACTGCTTATTCCGCGTTCCGAGATGCTATGACCTAAACCTCTCTTTGGTCTCCAAAGCCCTCAGGTCGCCAGAACTATACCGTTTGCGATCCCAGCTTAAGTCCGTCTACCTCTCTTATCATTTATATCATGGCAATGCCAGGTTGAGATGGCTCACTAGCTACTGGATCACTTTCCGTCCTGGTGAGAAGACCACCAACTATCAGTTGGAGCAGAGATCTTTGTCGTCGGCCGATGTATTGTCCCGAACTCTTATCTTGGTTCTGCAGTCTCCGTTGAATCAGAGATCTATTTCATTGGCGGAAGAAGCTTCCGCTCCACCGAGCTTTGGATCCTTGATATTCGATCTTGTTGGGATTGTGAAATCCCGTGTCCAACTCTCtattatccgattagtacgatattgtccactttgggcctaa
- the LOC125587284 gene encoding uncharacterized protein LOC125587284 translates to MSSFIPSDYKALDLSGDNYLDWAINTSAVLKSRGLGKCIKYGNDTLACERHRAIMIMRHHLCEDLRDEFGYVNDPHNLWSFLNSRFCEPLLHESKKKWEALRFQDYESVDNYHSDLMRITYSLRLCGELVTSEDLLNKTRDTFHSEEVLLSHQAKGFTTYYDMFSYLSDIEQKKQKRMDNIRRFNDIMEIYYEVLDSEMKIPEANKATFIKKRSEEDSEWTLMDHEAKSVVRKRSPH, encoded by the exons atgtcgagttTCATACCCTCAGATTACAAAGCCCttgatctctctggagataattatcttgATTGGGCTATAAACACTTCAGCCGTcttgaagtctagaggacttgGGAAGTGCATCAAGTATGGCAATGACACCCTTGCGTGTGAAAGACACAGAGCCATAATGATTATGCGACACCATCTCTGTGAGGACCTAAGAGACGAGTTTGGATATGTTAATGATCCTCATAATCTCTGGTCATTTTTGAATTCTAGATTCTGTGAGCCATTGTTGCacgaatccaagaaaaaatggGAAGCTCTAAGGTTCCAGGATTATGAATCCGTGGACAATTATCACTCTGATCTTATGAGAATCACCTATAGTCTTAGACTATGTGGTGAATTGGTAACAAGCGAGGATTTGTTAAACAAAACTCGTGACACATTCCATTCAGAGGAAGTGTTGTTATCACATCAGGCCaaaggtttcaccacctatTATGACATGTTCTCATATTTATCAGACATTGAGCAAAAGAAGCAGAAAAGGATGGATAACATCAGACGGTTTAATGACATCATGGAGATATATTATGAAGTACTAGACAGTGAGATGAAAATCCCTGAAGCTAATAAAGCCACATTTATTAAGAAGAGATCTGAGGAGGATTCCGAGTGGACACTCATGGACCATGAG GCTAAGTCTGTTGTCAGAAAAAGATCTCCACATTAA